Proteins from a single region of Weeksella virosa DSM 16922:
- the rpsH gene encoding 30S ribosomal protein S8, with amino-acid sequence MYTDPISDFLTRVRNAMMAGHKVVEIPASNLKKEITRILFEQGYILNYKFETNEKGHHSIKIALKYDKLTKQPAIKKLQRASSPGLRQYAGAKELPRVLNGLGVAIISTSRGVMTDKQARRENVGGEVLCFVY; translated from the coding sequence ATGTACACAGATCCAATTTCAGATTTTCTTACCCGAGTAAGAAATGCAATGATGGCAGGGCACAAAGTTGTGGAGATTCCTGCGTCGAACTTGAAAAAAGAAATCACAAGAATTCTTTTTGAGCAAGGTTACATCTTGAATTATAAATTCGAGACTAATGAGAAGGGTCATCACTCAATCAAAATTGCATTGAAGTATGACAAATTAACTAAGCAACCAGCAATTAAAAAGCTTCAAAGAGCTTCGTCTCCTGGTTTGCGTCAGTATGCAGGAGCGAAGGAATTGCCTCGCGTTTTAAACGGTTTAGGTGTTGCCATTATATCAACCTCTCGTGGTGTGATGACAGACAAACAGGCACGTAGAGAAAACGTAGGTGGTGAAGTATTATGTTTTGTTTATTAA
- the rplF gene encoding 50S ribosomal protein L6 has product MSRIGNAQITLPSSANVEFKDNVVTVKNGNVSLTQELKEGFDVKIEDGVLTVVRPSDSKEDRSLHGLYRALINNMVVGVTEGFKTSLELVGVGYRASNQGQKLDMSLGFSHNIIMEMPEEVKVETVTEKGKNPIVILSSHDKQLLGMIVAKIRSFRKPEPYKGKGIKFVGEIVRRKAGKSA; this is encoded by the coding sequence ATGTCTAGAATAGGAAACGCACAAATTACATTACCTTCATCAGCTAACGTAGAGTTTAAAGATAATGTTGTAACAGTGAAAAACGGTAACGTATCTTTGACTCAAGAGTTGAAAGAAGGATTTGATGTGAAAATAGAAGACGGAGTGTTGACGGTAGTTCGTCCGTCAGATTCGAAAGAAGATCGTTCGTTACACGGATTGTATCGAGCTCTTATTAACAATATGGTAGTAGGAGTAACGGAAGGTTTCAAAACTAGTTTAGAATTGGTTGGGGTTGGGTATAGAGCATCTAACCAAGGACAAAAATTAGATATGTCATTAGGATTTTCTCATAACATCATTATGGAGATGCCGGAAGAAGTGAAGGTAGAGACTGTAACTGAAAAAGGGAAAAACCCAATTGTAATTTTAAGCTCACACGACAAGCAATTATTAGGGATGATAGTAGCGAAAATCCGCTCTTTCCGTAAACCAGAGCCTTATAAAGGAAAAGGTATCAAATTTGTTGGTGAAATAGTAAGAAGAAAAGCAGGTAAATCTGCGTAA
- the rplR gene encoding 50S ribosomal protein L18: protein MALSKVEKRQKIKRRVRRNIFGTAEKPRLSVYRSNKEIYAQIIDDNTGTTLVSASSREKGIAAGNKTEVSASVGKALAEKAKAKGVEAVVFDRNGFVYHGRIKALADGAREGGLKF from the coding sequence ATGGCATTATCTAAAGTAGAAAAAAGACAAAAAATAAAAAGACGCGTACGTCGCAATATTTTTGGTACAGCTGAAAAACCACGTTTATCAGTTTACCGATCAAACAAAGAAATCTACGCACAAATTATTGATGATAACACAGGAACTACCTTGGTATCAGCATCATCACGTGAGAAAGGAATTGCGGCAGGAAATAAAACAGAAGTTTCTGCATCAGTAGGGAAAGCTTTGGCAGAGAAAGCAAAAGCAAAAGGAGTAGAAGCAGTTGTATTTGATCGCAATGGTTTCGTTTATCATGGTAGAATCAAAGCTTTAGCAGATGGAGCTAGAGAAGGTGGATTAAAATTCTAA
- the rpsE gene encoding 30S ribosomal protein S5: protein MLGFNNVERVKPIGLDLKDRLVGVQRVTKVTKGGRAFGFSAIVVVGDMNGVVGYGLGKSKDVASAIAKAIEDAKKNLIRIPLQGATIPHEQEARYGGAQVFIRPAAEGTGVIAGGTVRAVLESAGVRNVLSKSKGSSNPHNAVKATFVALLSLRSAEEVARQRGISVSQVFNG, encoded by the coding sequence ATGTTAGGATTCAATAACGTAGAAAGAGTAAAGCCAATAGGATTAGATCTTAAAGATCGCTTAGTTGGAGTACAACGTGTAACAAAAGTAACAAAAGGTGGACGTGCATTTGGTTTCTCGGCAATCGTTGTCGTAGGAGATATGAATGGAGTAGTAGGTTATGGTTTAGGTAAGTCTAAAGACGTAGCATCTGCTATTGCAAAAGCGATCGAAGATGCTAAGAAAAACTTAATCCGTATTCCATTACAAGGTGCAACAATTCCCCATGAGCAAGAAGCTCGTTACGGTGGGGCGCAAGTCTTCATCCGTCCGGCAGCTGAAGGTACCGGGGTAATTGCGGGTGGTACTGTACGTGCAGTGTTAGAATCTGCGGGGGTGCGTAATGTGTTATCAAAATCGAAAGGTTCGTCGAACCCACACAATGCGGTTAAAGCTACCTTTGTCGCTTTATTATCTTTGAGAAGTGCAGAAGAAGTAGCTCGTCAACGCGGAATTTCAGTTAGTCAAGTGTTCAACGGATAA
- the rpmD gene encoding 50S ribosomal protein L30: MSKVRVKQVRSAINREKSQKATLIALGLTKLNQVVEHDATPQIEGMIRKVQHLVEVEKA, from the coding sequence ATGAGCAAAGTAAGAGTAAAACAAGTACGTAGTGCTATTAATCGTGAAAAATCTCAGAAAGCAACTTTAATAGCTTTGGGGTTAACCAAATTAAATCAAGTAGTTGAACATGACGCTACCCCTCAGATCGAAGGAATGATCCGTAAAGTTCAACATTTAGTAGAAGTAGAAAAGGCCTAA